In Arachis stenosperma cultivar V10309 chromosome 1, arast.V10309.gnm1.PFL2, whole genome shotgun sequence, one DNA window encodes the following:
- the LOC130945405 gene encoding pentatricopeptide repeat-containing protein At1g09220, mitochondrial gives MIHLKLRHPLSAYFPFIPITTTISHQIHHGFPYSKTSSYSSQPKHPQHLLSILLKHPPSHRHHNKTTQQVHSYTITSGLFHFPLFYTHLTSLLLFNNIIRSYFLVSLPQQALYFFAYTQKSLTFLTYPLLDTFTFAFLCHACANSTCTHFGIQLHSLIFKVGFQFHVYVQTGLLQMYSNFGRLVESFKVFEEMPERNTVTWNVLITGLVMWGEVELACSVFNQMPDRSVVSWTLVMDGYTRSNQPAKALSLFREMVVVHGIEPNEATFLTIFPAVANLGYVKICQLVHGYVEKKGFNEFDTRLCNALIDLYAKCGCIDSAIRFFNEIPEHRKNLVSWTSAISSFAMNGMGREAVECFEMMEKAGLRPNCVTFLCVLNACSHGGLVEEGLKFFNKMVNDIQLEPDIKHYGCLIDMLGRAGRLEEAENVALQVPLDIANVVIWRTLLGACSVHNNVEIGQRVTRKILEMERRHGGDYVLMSNIFVCVGRFNDAERLREMIDKRIAFKIPGYSSV, from the coding sequence ATGATACACCTAAAGTTGAGGCACCCTCTTTCAGCTTATTTCCCATTCATTCCGATCACTACTACCATCTCTCACCAAATTCACCATGGTTTCCCATATTCCAAAACCAGTTCATATTCATCCCAACCCAAGCACCCACAACACTTGCTCTCCATTCTTCTAAAACACCCACCATCCCATCGCCACCACAACAAAACCACCCAACAAGTCCACTCTTACACCATCACCTCTGGCCTCTTCCACTTCCCTCTTTTTTACACCCACCTCACTTCTTTGCTACTCTTCAATAACATTATTCGTTCTTATTTTCTTGTCTCATTACCCCAACAAGCCCTTTACTTCTTCGCATACACCCAAAAGTCCCTTACTTTCTTGACATATCCtttacttgacaccttcacTTTTGCATTCCTATGCCATGCTTGTGCCAACTCAACCTGTACCCACTTTGGGATCCAGCTCCATTCCCTTATTTTCAAGGTGGGGTTTCAGTTTCATGTCTATGTGCAAACTGGGCTCCTTCAGATGTACTCAAATTTTGGCCGTTTGGTTGAGTCCTTCAAGGTGTTCGAGGAAATGCCTGAGAGAAACACTGTCACTTGGAATGTTTTGATCACCGGTTTGGTCATGTGGGGTGAGGTTGAACTTGCTTGTTCAGTGTTTAATCAAATGCCAGACCGGAGTGTGGTCTCGTGGACCCTTGTTATGGATGGTTACACTCGCTCGAATCAGCCTGCGAAGGCTTTGTCTTTGTTTAGGGAAATGGTTGTTGTTCATGGTATAGAACCTAATGAAGCTACTTTCTTGACTATTTTTCCCGCAGTTGCAAATTTAGGGTATGTTAAGATTTGTCAATTAGTTCATGGTTATGTAGAAAAGAAAGGGTTCAATGAATTTGATACACGCCTTTGTAATGCACTGATTGATCTGTATGCAAAGTGTGGATGCATAGATAGTGCAATTAGATTCTTCAATGAGATACCAGAGCATAGGAAGAATTTGGTATCATGGACTTCAGCTATCTCTAGTTTTGCTATGAATGGGATGGGGAGGGAAGCTGTGGAGTGTTTCGAAATGATGGAGAAAGCCGGGCTGAGGCCGAACTGCGTGACATTCTTGTGTGTCTTGAATGCTTGTAGCCATGGTGGATTGGTGGAGGAGGGGCTCaagtttttcaataaaatgGTGAATGATATTCAGCTTGAGCCTGATATCAAGCACTATGGATGTCTGATAGATATGTTAGGGAGGGCTGGGAGGTTAGAGGAAGCAGAAAATGTTGCCTTGCAAGTGCCTCTTGATATAGCCAATGTTGTGATTTGGAGAACACTGTTGGGTGCTTGTAGTGTTCATAATAATGTTGAAATTGGTCAGAGGGTaacaagaaaaatattagagatGGAGAGAAGACATGGTGGGGATTATGTTCTTATGTCCAATATCTTTGTTTGTGTTGGGAGATTTAATGATGCTGAGAGGTTAAGGGAAATGATAGACAAGAGAATTGCATTTAAAATTCCTGGTTATAGTTCAGTCTAA